CAAGTCATGATTGTATTAAGACAAAACAAAGatgaattaaatgaaaaatCGCAATTTCAAAACCCTAATTAATGAAACTCAATGGAAGttatgcaaataaaaattatttttcaagccCTAGCATTAATACATTGTAgagttttattctttttcacCTCATACCTGAACCAAAACCCAATATGCATAAATCGTAACCATGAactcaaaaataattaagtcTTCAATAATCGAGAAATGTTGATGGTATAGCTAGCTTGCAATTCGAAACaacaaactcaaataattaGAGAGTGGAAGAACATGAGAGAGTGTATGTATGTAGAATAGAAtagtaaagaagaaaagaaaataatagttCAGGACGAAAGGTCATAAGGTTAAGTTGTAAGATTTTATGTGGAGAGATGTGGTGGTTGGAGGCATGAAGAACATGAGTACTGCACTTAATAATTTGTCAAAAACCATTATGAAAGTACTTTTTAACTACACTATTGCATTTCATAAGTATGCATATGTTTAATAATGAGTTTGAAGGATTAAAAATTTGTAATGAGCGTGAAGAGgtgaaattttaattattatgaacaatggaaaatatattttaaacgATACAAGGAAAATAAGATTGATTATTCAAAATGAATGGACGTTGTCATTTTACTAGGAATGGTTATTTTTTAcagaattttgttcttgttatttATTAAGGTTGGTGAAAAGGTTATGCTAACTATAAGAGCATTCATGTCTATTTCGCCAAATGAAATTAATTCAACAGATATTTTTTGAATGTATttatatcttttcttttctcaaacTAAGTAGTATCAGaatttataattaagtaaataaaagtgtGTCTTCTCTAAAAGTTAATATTTTAGATGAGATATACAGTGACATATTTCAATATCAGAGCAGACAAAAATACTATGCTCGAGTACTTTCACcctaaattataatttcatgtatttggaagaagaaaaataatcaaatatatgaGAGTCCAAGAAATTATAggaattttaaaaacttttgaatatatataaaagtttagTGAAACATCAATATGACTCGTcgcttgattttttttttattccttagGTTGCAAAGGAAAAATGAATAGTACTGACATTTCCTTGTttgattatttcaaattgttgaaCCCTTAAaggcaataaaaaaaattacactctttgtagaaaaattataatgtagataggtaatatatatgtattatatgttgaattttttatattttttcatgtgcttacttatttatattctaattttaaatCACGTTATTATGCTTCtgattatcttttttaaaaacataataatttataatcgAATATGTACATATGTCATgcttttttatctttaatttgatagcaCACAATATATCTAATAATAAGACATACTAattattattgtgtttttttgtatttctaaGTCTAAATTAACATACATTGGTGCATTTCATGCGTCATTTTTTACTGAATGATAAAGATTATTCTCGGAACAACAAAAAATGTCATGCTTTTGTATCTCTAATTTGTTAGCACACGATGTATTtgataataaaacatattactactatattttttttcctttcttagaCTAAAGTACTCATGCATTTCTTGTGTTTTCTTACtgaataataatgataattcaCGAAACAACAACTAAGTTATGCATTGTATCTCTGCTTTGTTAGCACATGTTATATctgataataaaacatattacttgctatcattatatttttttttcttagattaAAGTACACATGCATTTCTTGCGGGTTTTTTTTCACtgaataatgatgatgattcttggaaaaataaaaatatcatgcTTTTGTATCTCTAAATCGTCAGCACATATTATAtttgatactccctccgtccctatttacttgtccatattttcttttttagttgtccctatttagttgtccattttgacaaatcaagaaagaacaacaaattttttcctattatacccttatttacacttcttgaaaattgtaaaagtgtatgttgtttgcctccaatttatttcacttgaattcaaataagtggttgtaattttgaagtgaaaagttgtcataagggtaaaattgtaacttcactgtgctaatcattgttgccatAATCTGTGTGctatttctaaagtggacaactaaaaagggacggagggagtaataaaacATACTACTTgctttcattatattttttttgttacttaTTCAAAAGTATTCatgtattttctattttattttttgctaaataataaagtttatttttagaaCAACAATAAATTCAGATACTTCTTGGAGCTTCTAGAAAGTttgagtaaaatattttttgatacttttttattaaataaatatttatataatattaaaacttAATAGTTAAGGTGAATATttaaagaatataataaattttctaGATTTCTTTTGTATCTAGAACCATATATTTACTAGTATAAATATGTGTCACCCTAATCAGTTGTAGCCAAGCCAGCTCAAAAAACAAAGTTCTCCTGCCCAAAACCCTAATTCTCCATCATGAATACTTCCCTTCTCACAAcccaaaatatgaaaaatttgaagaatgaaaagCCTCATGTTCTTATAGCACTATTCCCAGGCCAAGGCCAAATTAATCCATGTcttcaatttaaaaaacaattaatcaATCTAGGCATTGAAGTCACTTTAACCACAAGCCTATCAGcttttagtaaaataaaaaaactccCAAACATTGAAGGATTAAACTTTGCTCCTTTCTCTGATGGCTATGATGGAAAATTCTAGTTAAGCTCAGTTGATGACTTTCATTTGTTCTATTCTTCTGTAAAGTCTCGCGAGTCAAAATTCATTTCCAATTTGATCCAATAAAATGCAAAAAATGGTACCCCTTTTTCACATgtcatatatacaattatcatGGAATGGGTTGGCTTAGTggccaaaaaaataaatgtaccATCTACATTATTTTGGATCCAACCTGCCATAGTTTTTGATGTTTACTATTATAGATTCACAAACTATTCTGATTATTTCAAAAACTGTAATGGTAAGGATAAAATAATAGAGTTACCAGGATTGCCACCACTTAGTCCAATTGATTTCCCATCTTTTGTGTTTGATGACGTGGAAAGTACAAACTGGGCAGTTAAGTCTATTAAAAGGCAAATTGAAATGCTGAATAGTGAAGAAAATCGAAGAGTTCTTGTGAACACATTTGATGCGTTAGAGTATGATGCTTTGAACATTTTAAAGCGTGATGCTTTGAGCATTTTAAAGCATGTGACTATGGTGGGAATTGGGCCTTCAATTCCTTCAATATTTCTTGATGATGATACTTTTCGAACTGATATGATTGAGATTAGTTCGAAGAATTATATGGATTGGTTGAACTCAAAGGATAAGGGATCGGTTATCTACATAGCATTTGGTAGTTACTCCGAAATATCAAGTCAATTGATGGAGGAGATTGATCACGAATTGCTGAAATGTGGGAGGCCCTTTTTGTGGGCGATTAGGGAAGGACAAGACGGAGATAAGATGGCGGGCAAGTTGAGTTGCAATGACGAACTCGAAAAGCAAGGGAAGATAGTGAGTTGGTGCTCGCAAGTGAAAGTTCTTAAACACCCTTCTGTTGGTTGTTTTCTGAATCACTGTGGATGGAATTCAATTTTGGAGAGCATAGCATCTAAGGTACCTATCGTGGCATGTCCACTCTGGAACGATCAAGTTTGTAATGCAAAACTCATTCAAGATATCTGGAAGAATGGTGTTAGAGTTAATGCCAGTGAAGGTGGTGTCGTGGAAAGAGATGAGTTCAATAGATGTATCACGATTGCGATGGGAAACGGCGAAGAAGGGGAAGAACTGAGAAGAAATGCCAAAAAATGGAGTGATTTTGCTAAGGAAGCTATGAAGGAAAATGGTACATCAAGTGTGAATCTCAAGGCATTTGCTAATGATTTTTTACTTGGTCGTAATGAGTACTAAATCACTCGTGAATAGATGATTTTAATAAATTAGCTAGTAAGCAATTAGTTTTTTAAGAGCATGTTCTCCGTTTcagaaaaaattatgaatttgtttgaaattattcataatgaaataattttcttagtttctgaaataattattttaatttcttcctgacttgaaactttaatttttttatttcattaatttcttatcttttcacttttaattatttttagaaaattatttttgttttttaaaaaaatataaataaaaagtgtcCTTAAATTTGAATGCGgggtttttatgttttatttgattttatttactcATTCTAATATCTATTCGAAAttaacatattttatatataagacttttgtaattaaatttcaaatcaaatcaaaaggaatgacaaagagaataaaaagagtaaataaaatcaatacaaaaataaaagagaaaaaacaatgaatgaaggtaattttttttaaaaaagtataaaatacAAAGCATACGTgtattaatgtaatttaaatacaagataaataaaataaaaagatatcaaaaaattatttttaaaaaatataaataagaacctTTAAGaacatttgattattttttaaaaaattttaaaaaaattatttacacacGTGACAAGCATGTGTGTACAAAGATAACAAACTTATTTGGTTGAAGGTATCACATCAGCATAAAAGGTGCAGGAATATGAAAAATTGAGTTCGAGAGATAGTACGACCCTAATTAAATTAAGGCATGTCAGTGCGATTTCAGTCATAGTTCAtgaggggtacttatgcattatctcttattttcttaaaacacAAAATTTGTAATTGAATATATACTTATGTCATGCTTTTGTAACTCTAATTTGTTAGCACACGTTATCTCTAATAATAAAACATACTACTTGCTTGCAACGGAAAAAAAAGGGAGCAGATTTGACTCATCACAACCTAACGGTACATCCAATACCAATGATCTGTGCCTAGAATGCGTTGCTAGATCTCTACTCTAGAAAGCTATATAGGCAACAATGAACACGCTTTGACCCCGGGCTTCCCTTTCATTACTCCTTTCCCGACGATAGAACCGCGTCCGCATCAGTCAAAGTGATGGTTAATGTTCTTTAAATAAAGCTCCGTTGAACCCCTACTTGAAAGGGAGGATAGCGGAGTTGTTGTACAACCTAAGGTCTTTTCCTACAGAGAAAGCGGCGGCTAAATTATGTGGTTTTTACTAATTACTCTAAAGTAATCACACATTTCCTGTGTTATTTTTGCtaaataataaagttgattCTTGGTTTAACAAAGAATTCCAAATACTTTTTAgtatttcaagaaaaattgagtaaaatatcttttgatatatttttattaaataaaatttatataatctcaaaacataaatatttaaggtagttgtttagagaatatgataaattctttagattttttataataatagtCATGGGCACGTGCAGTGCACGTGTGAGCCATGCTAAGTAGTCTCGTTCTCTATCGAGAGATATTTATAAAGCTGTGTTGTCATGAGTGCGTGCAATATTATTGATGTAGTAGAAGTGTACATTGTGTTAAATAGTCTTCTCATGAGTGCATAAGTTATTATTGATCTTGTAAAGTGATAAAGATTTAAGTAATGCATTTCATAATATGTACGATATTTATGTGCTAAATTATGAATGACATCATCAAGTTAATATGAAGCATCAAATTTGAAGAACGAAAGTActttaaattatgaataataataataataataatacaacattAGAATgcaatacaataacaacaaacaaaaaacttAAACATGAAACCATACAATGTTTGGTTAAATGTCACAATTTATGTGAGTGGATTGAGGGACTCAAACAATTATCATGAATATTACATTAACACATAGAGGAGTGTGGGTCGATGAAGACTCAATTATATCTGCATAGGTGTGTTTGTGTCTTCTAAACCTGAGATATGAAGCAATGTAATATTGTTAGAACTCGACGATTTGTAATGAGTTAATTATCTATGGTACAATGGACATATATGTATATGAGGCTATCGTACCTAAAACTTCTTTATAGATGATGTTTTTTTGTGTATGTCCCATTATTTCTCGTAACTTGAATCTTCTCTATCAAAGGCAAGAGATATGATTTCACCAAGCTTGCATTTACAATTTCCGCTCTAGTTGATTTTGGAACTACTGGTAACATCTGATGAAAATAACCTCCAAAAACCATGACTTTTCCACCAAACGATTTATCAATGTCCATTATGTCTCTAAATCTCCTATCGACTGTTTCTATTGTTTGCCTCTTGGCCATTGGGGCTTCATCCCATATaatcactttttcttttctaatcaATTTGGCAGCACCATTTTTCTTTGACATGTTCGTCATAGTTGACTCATTTGTTTGTAGGGGGATCTCAAACCTTGAGTGTGCTGTACGTCCACCCGGTAAAATTGAAGCTGCTACGCCACTGATTGTTGTAGCCAAAGCTGTCATACCTCTTGATCTAACATTGGCAAGCAATGCACAATATAGGTATATTTTGCCAGTTCCCCCAGGTCCATCCACAAAGAATATTCCAGTTGTTCCAGTATCGATTGTTTGCACTATTTTTGTAAAAGCTTGCTCTTGTTCTGGATTTGATTGTGCCTGTGCATCAAAATCTTCTGAAGGTATTTACACGGAAagttcttcatttatttctctACATTCCGATGGACAACCTTCGAGCAATTTGTGATCTAGTTGAGGAATGCCATATATGTCTATGCTTTTTTCCATACTTTCCAAATAGTGATTAATACTATTTAAGGTACACTGTAGTATAGTATTGTGTGAGTTGCCATATAGCCTGCTAAAGTCCTCATACATATCCTCATAATAAGTATCCCAGAGTTTTCTAATATCCGTTGGGTTACAATGAACCAAAATTGTAGCAAACAAACTTCGGAGAGCTTCTTGCATTTTGAAGATAACAGTCTCTCCTAAACATTCTAATATACTGTTGTAGAGCTCTAGTAACCCTCTTTCTTTGGCTGTATCTTTGAAGGTATCACATTGCCTACCGTTGACAGTGAATAAGTCATTGAATGACAATGGTCCTCTTACATGGTTTAGTAATAACCTCTCATAATACCTTTCCCCTTCTCGAGGATTAGCTGTACAATTTAATGAATGTTTAGTAATAAGTTTAACAATTATCGATGTGTATGAAGTTATAGtgtactacatttgccttaccaaTTGTAATGCTGTAATGACTGGATttcgtcattatagaaaagtcaacagggggaaaatttggggccaAAAagctttttcgtagtatttgtatttttccaatctagtccagatttggatgaaattggagtctttaaggtgtaggggaatctggtaacaatcaggtgagttaattatgattttgattacatgagtagttagataactcgttaaggaatccgtacaaCTTTACAGAATTAAAttcaggcgagtagaactcccgaaattgatcttagtgTGAAGGGAATTTTTTGAACGTCGTTGGTTAGAGCTgcgttgtgaaatgggggtcttggatatattaaaatagctcactggttcgtgcaagctgccttggcggGGGTTTTTACCACTCTAGCGGGGCCGCTGAAGCGGGAGGAAGGCCGCTGTGGTgggccagacgcgacttaaggtcgtaaataaacccctaaacgacctcattctgcacttttcaatttttagagctaaggaacgaagcCCAGGTGACTCTTAACattttttcaccattcttgaggctaaggtaagcttttcactccccgaatacATTTTTCAATCTATAGAACGTAAtataatgggtaattatcaatgGGAGAAAgttttgatctagattctatTGTGAAAACAACCCTATTTTAGATACTTGGGATCATgtgtttgatctagggttcatataattgttagtaattcaggtaattagtgattatttattgattaacgtattatattgattgtttgtagactaaGAACAAGCGAAACGAATCCGAAAAGAGAATGATCAAGTtccttagggtttcaagcttgatCTGAGGTAGGTGATGCTTGTGATTccatgattgtgtgatgtatgtttattcttgcttcattatgatacttgcatgtatgcgaatgttgcatgaTTGATcgcacttgttgtaaatgagatagataaatgatgaatgtcatgaatcatgacttatTTGTATGAACTTTAGaagatacttgtgattgtgattgtggtgtgttgaatggatcggttgccacattctggcataactaattgggatcggttgccacgtgttggcataattatgggatctgttgccacatttcggcataaacattggatcgggtaccacgttttggtatgctaactgtttgagtttgggttccatTAGAGGACTAATGACTTGTCAAAACTGTTTATATTGTTGAGCATGTGATAATCAATATTAAATATGTTTGATATTTTGcatgtttataatgttgtattaacttgcttatgttgaattAGTACAATGTGATTGTGTACTAATTCTGCAGTTGCTCTTACTTTTTttgagtacagggcattttCTGGCGACTATTGACAAACCTCGTTTAGAAGACCAGTGATCGTTCGAACTCAAGGGTGAACCAATTATTTCGggctgccatgggttctctttcgtctatatccaccatttcggacttagactttcctagttagttgattagtttgttagtttggggttgcatcctttcttgtttagacttgttgaactttagatgttttcatacattgactttcaggttctaggttatttcttccacATTTGTTTAGttcgttgttagacttttgttcgAGTATATGagaactccctatttctttccttagtatttaacttgcttctgtaacttaaatgccttagttttagattagttggttggtttggattgtagtaatggttctcccaccggagagttagtgtgggtgccaatcacgacggtctgggttgAGACAAAGTTGGTAATAgagcctaggttcattgatctcgttgtaccaaaatgagtctagtagagtcttgcggaacggtactgggatgcctttacttttcttcaagaGGATATATGACTTTAAGAAATCTCTCtgtttttctcttgtctcctttcgtgctatgacttgattccaattggtatctggtgattcaaattggtatctaaactccttcactcttctgtgtGCGTatggttaatactagatacAATTGTGTTAGActcgtagctcccgtcaatgctctAACTGAGGAATCTGCAGTGAGAGGTCGCGGttgaggcaggggtagaggtcGTGAAAGAGTAGCGCCTGCTGGGAATGGAGCTCCTATTGAGAATGCTCTTGTGAATGAGAACCCTCCTGTGCATCATACAGAGATTGAAAAGGAGAATGTTGATGTTGAGAATGTTGAGGATgtgggacaagaggaagaggtgcatgCTGAGACTACCGATGTCCCCCCATAGACCCAGTTTTAGCTCGACATATCATGTCATTtttgaaagggttggttggtcctggagtgcttccttctGCTCAAGCATCTCAAGTTTCTACTAATCCTCCTTTTGCTAGTACTGTGCCCAAGGTGGGCAGGACTgaaggtaatgatgctttcttctgtcctttgttgggttctgttaggactagtaatgagcatgaaatgtttgactaagtttttgaagctaaagcctcttgtgtttcttggttctgagaatgatgatgcttatgagtttatcttagattgctatgagaggcttcataagttgggaattgtccatcaacatAGGGTGGAGTTTGTGTCCTtacaacttcaaggtgaggctaagcagtggtggagagcttatatggaatgcaaATCTTCTAccttacctccacttacttagacctaatttcatgctctgtttctagaaaagtatgtgcctaggacttttAGAGATCGTAAGGATGATGAATTTATGTCTTTGGAGCAGGGTGGTACgactgtggctgcttatgaggccaagttccatgccttgtctagatat
The DNA window shown above is from Solanum stenotomum isolate F172 chromosome 6, ASM1918654v1, whole genome shotgun sequence and carries:
- the LOC125868496 gene encoding uncharacterized protein LOC125868496; amino-acid sequence: MTKSSHYSITIANPREGERYYERLLLNHVRGPLSFNDLFTVNGRQCDTFKDTAKERGLLELYNSILECLGETVIFKMQEALRSLFATILAQSNPEQEQAFTKIVQTIDTGTTGIFFVDGPGGTGKIYLYCALLANVRSRGMTALATTISGVAASILPGGRTAHSRFEIPLQTNESTMTNMSKKNGAAKLIRKEKVIIWDEAPMAKRQTIETVDRRFRDIMDIDKSFGGKVMVFGGYFHQMLPVVPKSTRAEIVNASLVKSYLLPLIEKIQVTRNNGTYTKKHHL